Proteins found in one Amphiura filiformis chromosome 14, Afil_fr2py, whole genome shotgun sequence genomic segment:
- the LOC140169957 gene encoding arylsulfatase-like, which translates to MIIFLADDVGYGDLKSYGHPTQEWGPIDDMAEEGMKFSSLYSTNSVCSPSRAALLTGRLPIRIGVYGKYRVFNPPSPNGLPKEEITLPEILRDVGYATGMVGKWHLGINDYTPMSGVHLPHYHGFDWVGTNLPFTNVWVCDETKKHMDAPDPSMCFMYDNETIIQQPFSHQYLTKTFVDEASTFIRQQTENDKPFFLYLSFAHNHIAMFIGKDTEFTSNRGIYGAGIRELSWAVGEIMKDIKSLGIDNNTLVFFTSDNGGHIEMCNEGGDNGILKGGKANYYEGGIRVPGILRWPGQISAGTINSNIVSQMDMFTTFVNLAGGETPSDRVIDGRDITQQILDSMKLKNESKTKKRILFFYCNDMLFAVRYGSYKVHFYTMPVKNKEEYADACGEGGFPNTMYFNCYYCPSECVIKHDPPLIFNVDADPGEEYQLDPALHKLLLLEVKHLLAEHNSTLIKGEELLSALNQPSQPCCDSSKPSCSCNYP; encoded by the exons ATGATCATTTTCTTAGCCGATGATGTAGGCTATGGGGATCTGAAGTCTTACGGACATCCGACTCAAGAATGGGGTCCAATCGACGACATGGCCGAAGAGGGAATGAAGTTTAGTTCTTTGTACTCGACCAATTCTGTTTGCTCGCCAAGCAGAGCGGCATTGCTTACAG GCAGACTACCGATTCGAATTGGAGTATACGGAAAATATAGGGTCTTCAATCCTCCATCACCGAATGGGCTTCCTAAGGAAGAAATAACTCTGCCTGAAATTTTACGTGACGTGGGTTATGCTACAGGAATGGTTGGAAAGTGGCATCTAG GTATCAATGATTATACCCCTATGAGTGGTGTACATCTTCCTCACTACCATGGCTTTGATTGGGTGGGAACTAATCTGCCCTTCACTAATGTATGGGTATGTGATGAGACAAAG aaACACATGGATGCTCCAGACCCAAGCATGTGTTTCATGTATGACAATGAAACCATCATTCAGCAACCATTTTCCCACCAATATTTAACCAAGACATTTGTGGACGAGGCCAGTACATTCATAAGGCAACAGACAGAAAACGACAAACCATTCTTTCTCTACCTTTCATTTGCGCATAATCACATAGCCATGTTTATAGGGAAAGACACCGAATTTACGTCAAATAGAG GTATATATGGAGCTGGTATTCGTGAGTTAAGCTGGGCTGTAGGAGAAATAATGAAAGATATCAAATCATTGGGGATTGATAACAACACGCTGGTTTTCTTTACATCCGACAATGGAGGACATATAGAGATGTGTAATGAAGGAGGCGACAATGGAATACTCAAGG GTGGAAAAGCCAATTACTATGAAGGCGGAATTCGAGTTCCAGGTATTCTGAGGTGGCCGGGACAGATTTCTGCAGGCACAATAAACTCTAACATTGTGAGTCAAATGGACATGTTCACTACGTTCGTGAATCTGGCTGGAGGAGAGACGCCATCAGATCGGGTGATTGACGGTAGAGACATTACCCAGCAGATACTTGATTCAATGAAACtgaaaaatgaaagcaaaactaAAAAACGCATCTTATTTTTCTACTGCAACGATATGTTGTTTGCCGTTCGATATGGCTCTTACAAAGTTCATTTTTACACCATGCCTGTTAAAAACAAAGAAGAATATGCTGACGCATGTGGAGAGGGCGGATTTCCAAACACAATGTATTTTAATTGCTATTATTGCCCTAGTGAATGTGTTATAAAACATGATCCTCCTTTGATATTCAATGTTGATGCTGATCCTGGTGAGGAATATCAACTAGATCCAGCATTGCATAAATTACTTTTACTGGAAGTAAAACATCTTCTTGCGGAACACAATTCAACTTTGATTAAAGGAGAAGAACTGCTGTCTGCCCTTAATCAACCATCGCAACCTTGCTGTGACAGTTCCAAGCCCTCCTGTTCATGTAACTATCCCTGA